In bacterium, a single genomic region encodes these proteins:
- a CDS encoding VTT domain-containing protein codes for MKEEWISYPKKLKILAITIMIPLLVVFFLFFKDRFKEIALFLYTISANSFIPFPHEPVVILYGSILNPLVVSIICGVATIFSAIIDLIVMSFLFKHKSVVEFKERNYWYKLAARYFNISPSGAMVFAAFTPIPFYPFRVMAILTGLAKWKYILSTFIGRTPRYYLLALMGDAFYIPLWAIVLLFFLILIPPVLKVVKRLIFNVP; via the coding sequence ATGAAAGAAGAATGGATTTCTTACCCAAAAAAGCTTAAGATTCTTGCCATAACTATAATGATACCATTGCTTGTTGTATTCTTTCTTTTCTTTAAAGATAGATTTAAGGAGATTGCCCTTTTTTTGTACACCATCTCTGCTAACTCCTTTATCCCATTTCCCCATGAGCCAGTGGTAATACTCTATGGAAGCATACTAAATCCATTGGTGGTAAGCATAATATGTGGGGTTGCCACAATCTTTAGTGCAATAATAGACCTAATTGTTATGAGTTTTCTCTTTAAACACAAAAGTGTGGTTGAATTTAAGGAAAGGAATTATTGGTATAAACTAGCCGCAAGATACTTTAATATATCTCCAAGTGGAGCAATGGTCTTTGCTGCATTTACACCCATCCCATTTTACCCATTCAGGGTTATGGCAATACTTACCGGGCTTGCAAAATGGAAGTATATCCTCTCAACATTCATTGGACGCACTCCAAGATACTATCTTCTAGCCCTAATGGGAGATGCATTTTACATTCCCCTTTGGGCTATTGTGTTGCTATTCTTTTTGATACTTATTCCTCCAGTATTAAAGGTAGTAAAAAGGCTAATCTTTAATGTACCATAG
- a CDS encoding ABC transporter permease: MIKYIIKRLLHAIPLLFGVTIISFFLIQLAPGDFWTSLKLNPEISKETIEDMRKEFGFDKPLYIQYFKWLWKIIHLDFGVSLAYHIPVITLIKQRLFNTLYLSFVVLIFLWLFAIPLALISSQHKYSVFDKTISFFSFISMSIPAFFLAFLFIFFAANTHILPIGGVISIDHYELSFFGKIKDYALHIVIPAGCLIIGGLGWLLRVMRGYILEVLSLPYITAARAKGLSHNNVLYKHTLRNAMNPMITIFGFQLSSVLSGAALIEIITRWPGMGRLILDAVLSQDLYVVMGGLVISTLLLILGNLIADILLAISDPRIRY; this comes from the coding sequence ATGATAAAATACATCATAAAAAGGCTTTTACATGCCATCCCCCTTTTATTTGGGGTAACCATTATCTCTTTCTTTCTTATTCAGCTTGCCCCAGGGGATTTTTGGACAAGCCTTAAGCTTAATCCAGAGATAAGCAAGGAGACAATTGAAGATATGAGAAAGGAATTTGGGTTTGATAAGCCCCTTTATATCCAATATTTCAAATGGCTTTGGAAGATCATTCATCTTGACTTTGGGGTTTCTTTAGCCTACCACATTCCAGTGATTACATTGATTAAACAAAGGCTTTTTAATACATTGTATCTCTCTTTTGTTGTTCTTATTTTTTTATGGCTCTTTGCCATACCCCTTGCTTTAATCTCTTCTCAACATAAATATTCGGTGTTTGATAAGACAATATCCTTTTTTTCATTTATTTCAATGAGCATTCCTGCATTTTTCCTCGCCTTTCTTTTTATATTTTTTGCCGCTAATACACACATTCTTCCGATTGGTGGCGTGATAAGCATTGATCATTATGAGCTTTCATTTTTTGGAAAAATTAAAGATTATGCACTGCATATAGTTATTCCTGCTGGTTGTCTTATCATAGGAGGACTTGGATGGCTTTTAAGGGTTATGAGGGGCTATATCCTTGAGGTTTTATCTCTACCATATATTACAGCAGCAAGGGCAAAGGGATTGTCTCATAACAATGTTTTGTATAAGCATACCTTGAGGAATGCAATGAATCCAATGATTACAATCTTTGGATTCCAACTTTCCTCAGTTCTTTCAGGTGCTGCTCTTATTGAGATAATTACAAGATGGCCTGGGATGGGAAGGCTCATCCTAGATGCTGTTTTATCGCAGGATTTATATGTTGTTATGGGAGGTCTTGTTATTTCAACCCTCCTTCTTATCTTGGGAAATCTAATTGCAGATATTCTCCTTGCCATCTCTGACCCGAGGATTAGATATTAA
- a CDS encoding alkaline phosphatase family protein, producing MYHRCIFFLIDGARYDVTKELLADGKLPNIEKYFLKNGSFLKGFSVLPTTTGPAHIPFLFGVFPGVANIPGIRWFDKSIKSFWNKHRSYVGPGSYFMGNDVKREYHSLFEYFSSPSNIFGSLDRCYGTRLKNTRIEKLLWFLFAHYSNRWELVDDYAGKRLILSLKGGCDFIFAVFPAIDELSHLTHPYHHKVLNSYLKIDRIVKDTCRCLEGQNILESTLLVMASDHGLTKTETHISLVDLLKEHGFNPLYYPKIFKRGYDSVVMESGNAMSLIYFLDQPSQPKTIDEIMRDKRKRRLIDSLLNKEGIEFIVFRLKNRGVCVLNLTGRISIYNRNNGYYFKIKGINPLGFPNTGFIPEEDSILLTQNSPFPDSIKQLDQIFLSGRSGDIIVLSKKGYDLREKHEWPEHKSSHGSLIREHMEVPIFINYPIYTNPIRTVDLFSIILKLLGKTLPQNIVCV from the coding sequence ATGTACCATAGATGCATATTCTTTCTTATTGATGGAGCAAGATATGATGTAACAAAGGAATTGTTGGCAGATGGGAAGCTTCCAAATATAGAAAAATATTTCCTCAAAAATGGCAGCTTTCTAAAGGGATTTTCTGTGCTTCCAACCACCACGGGACCAGCCCATATCCCATTTTTGTTTGGGGTCTTTCCAGGGGTTGCAAATATCCCTGGGATAAGATGGTTTGATAAGTCTATCAAATCTTTCTGGAATAAGCATCGCAGCTATGTAGGCCCGGGCAGCTATTTTATGGGTAATGATGTAAAAAGGGAGTATCACTCTTTATTTGAATATTTTTCCTCTCCTTCTAATATCTTTGGCTCACTTGATCGTTGTTATGGAACAAGGTTAAAAAATACAAGGATAGAAAAGCTTTTGTGGTTTCTCTTTGCCCACTATTCTAATCGATGGGAGCTGGTGGATGATTATGCAGGGAAAAGGCTCATTTTATCTTTGAAGGGTGGATGTGATTTTATATTTGCTGTTTTTCCCGCAATTGATGAGCTCAGCCATCTTACCCATCCCTATCACCATAAGGTTCTAAACAGCTATCTTAAAATAGATAGGATTGTAAAGGATACCTGTAGATGCTTGGAAGGGCAGAATATCTTGGAATCCACACTTTTGGTTATGGCATCTGACCATGGGCTTACAAAAACAGAAACCCATATCAGTCTGGTTGATCTCTTAAAGGAACATGGGTTTAACCCCCTATATTATCCAAAAATATTTAAAAGAGGCTATGATTCAGTGGTAATGGAATCAGGAAATGCTATGTCACTTATCTACTTTCTTGATCAGCCATCTCAACCCAAAACCATTGATGAGATAATGAGGGATAAAAGGAAAAGGAGGCTTATAGATTCTTTATTAAATAAAGAGGGGATAGAATTTATTGTTTTTCGTCTTAAAAATAGGGGGGTCTGTGTTTTAAATCTAACCGGAAGGATTTCAATCTATAATAGAAATAACGGCTATTATTTCAAGATAAAGGGTATAAACCCACTTGGATTTCCAAATACAGGCTTTATCCCTGAAGAAGATTCTATATTGTTAACCCAAAATAGCCCATTTCCCGATTCTATAAAACAGCTTGATCAGATATTCTTATCAGGAAGGAGTGGTGATATTATTGTGCTATCAAAAAAAGGCTATGATTTAAGAGAAAAACATGAATGGCCTGAGCATAAAAGCTCCCATGGTTCGCTGATTAGGGAGCATATGGAGGTTCCTATATTCATCAACTATCCCATTTATACAAATCCTATCCGCACAGTTGATCTTTTCTCTATAATCCTAAAGCTCTTGGGAAAAACCCTACCTCAAAATATTGTATGTGTTTAG
- a CDS encoding lysylphosphatidylglycerol synthase transmembrane domain-containing protein, with product MNKIKVFLPILISIFFIYLAIKDLSFSQVILSFSKIKWQWIGLSFLFIVLGFIVRVIRWRFFFLKPLSFYSLTSSFLIGLMINNVLPARIGELARPYILKKRENVSISLAFGTILLERVFDGLSVFLFLAILLFVCQFPKKVKTMGFVVASVYILALFFFILIKVKKDFVLKKMAFSKKLAGMVEEFAEGFSILGSLKQVFIILLYSIVVWGIYGLFLYFCINGFSLNLPVYVGFFVLVMAVIGVMIPAAPGYLGTYQYFCILALALFGVDKDIAFSYSMVTYIISFVPVTIVGIVFLFLEGLSFGKLLSLKKEG from the coding sequence ATGAACAAAATAAAGGTTTTCCTTCCCATTTTAATAAGCATTTTTTTTATTTATCTCGCAATAAAAGACCTTTCGTTTTCTCAAGTTATTTTGTCATTTTCAAAGATTAAATGGCAATGGATTGGTCTATCATTTCTCTTTATTGTTCTTGGTTTTATCGTAAGGGTTATAAGGTGGCGATTTTTCTTTTTAAAGCCTTTAAGTTTTTATAGCCTTACATCAAGCTTTCTTATTGGGCTTATGATAAACAATGTGCTTCCTGCAAGGATTGGCGAGCTTGCAAGGCCATATATCCTTAAAAAAAGGGAAAATGTAAGTATAAGCCTTGCCTTTGGAACAATTCTTTTAGAAAGGGTATTTGACGGGCTTTCTGTATTCTTATTTCTGGCAATTCTTCTTTTTGTTTGTCAATTTCCAAAGAAGGTTAAAACAATGGGATTTGTGGTTGCTAGTGTTTATATCCTTGCCCTTTTTTTCTTTATTCTTATTAAGGTTAAGAAGGATTTTGTCCTAAAAAAAATGGCTTTTTCAAAAAAATTAGCAGGTATGGTTGAGGAATTTGCAGAGGGATTTTCTATTCTTGGCTCTTTAAAGCAGGTTTTTATTATCTTGCTTTATTCCATTGTTGTTTGGGGGATTTATGGGCTTTTTTTGTATTTCTGTATCAATGGCTTTTCCCTTAATCTTCCCGTCTATGTCGGCTTTTTTGTCCTTGTAATGGCGGTAATTGGTGTTATGATTCCAGCTGCCCCAGGCTATTTAGGAACATACCAATATTTTTGTATCCTTGCTTTAGCCCTATTTGGGGTAGATAAAGATATAGCCTTTTCCTACTCAATGGTTACATATATTATTTCATTTGTTCCTGTAACCATTGTGGGGATTGTTTTTTTATTCCTGGAAGGGCTTTCATTTGGAAAGCTTCTTTCTTTGAAGAAGGAAGGATGA